The following are encoded in a window of Sinomonas cyclohexanicum genomic DNA:
- a CDS encoding metal-dependent transcriptional regulator, whose translation MSDLIDTTEMYLRTILELEEEGITPLRARIAERLRHSGPTVSQTVARMERDGLVVVSGDRHLELTLFGRKRAVEVMRKHRLAERLLSDVIGLDWPYVHDEACRWEHVMSERVERRLYELLGRPSESPYGNPIPGLEELGGEAAEDFGDGVVTLVEAMGDYAPGSRVVVCRLAEPIQVDPELLTQLDEGGIRPGAKVSLERVGDYISVRVPSVDGALELPAEVAAHVFVSVG comes from the coding sequence ATGTCCGACCTCATCGATACCACCGAGATGTACCTGCGAACCATCCTCGAGCTCGAGGAGGAGGGCATTACTCCGCTGCGTGCCCGCATCGCCGAGCGGCTGCGCCACTCCGGGCCCACCGTGTCCCAGACGGTGGCGCGCATGGAGCGCGACGGACTCGTGGTCGTCTCGGGCGACCGCCATCTGGAGCTCACCCTCTTCGGCCGCAAGCGGGCGGTGGAGGTCATGCGGAAGCACCGCCTCGCCGAGCGGCTCCTCTCCGACGTCATCGGGCTCGACTGGCCATACGTCCACGACGAGGCGTGCCGGTGGGAACACGTCATGAGCGAGCGGGTGGAGCGTCGGCTGTACGAGCTGCTCGGGCGGCCGAGCGAGTCGCCGTACGGCAACCCGATCCCCGGCCTCGAGGAGCTCGGCGGGGAGGCGGCCGAGGACTTCGGCGACGGCGTGGTGACCCTCGTCGAGGCCATGGGGGACTACGCCCCCGGCTCGCGGGTCGTGGTCTGCCGCCTCGCCGAGCCGATCCAGGTGGACCCGGAACTGCTCACACAGCTCGACGAGGGCGGCATCCGCCCCGGAGCCAAGGTCTCGCTCGAGCGGGTGGGCGACTACATCTCCGTGCGCGTGCCGAGCGTGGACGGCGCCCTCGAGCTGCCCGCCGAGGTCGCCGCGCACGTCTTCGTCTCCGTCGGCTGA
- a CDS encoding DUF3027 domain-containing protein encodes MADVPAPQTAAAKPKAGVPVWRVGKPDAFLAAAVDTARAALVDIARPQDVGDHLAAKSEGERVVTHLFESRLDGYRGWQWFVTVARVARSKTATVSEIGLVPSPDAVLAPEWVPWSERVRPEDTEEAKAAAAEKPGDADAAAEAASASEDAAASEDGTASEAAAHDAGPAPSAASSPGTGEADAARAEAPEGDTRD; translated from the coding sequence ATGGCCGACGTCCCCGCTCCCCAGACCGCGGCCGCGAAGCCGAAGGCCGGCGTGCCCGTGTGGCGCGTCGGCAAGCCGGACGCGTTCCTGGCCGCCGCCGTGGACACCGCGCGCGCCGCCCTGGTCGACATCGCCCGCCCCCAGGACGTCGGGGACCACCTCGCGGCCAAGAGTGAGGGGGAGCGGGTCGTCACGCACCTGTTCGAGTCGCGTCTGGACGGCTACCGCGGCTGGCAGTGGTTCGTCACCGTGGCCCGAGTGGCCCGCTCCAAGACAGCGACAGTGAGCGAGATCGGCCTGGTCCCCTCCCCCGACGCGGTCCTCGCTCCCGAGTGGGTCCCGTGGTCCGAGCGGGTCCGGCCGGAGGACACCGAGGAAGCCAAGGCCGCCGCGGCGGAGAAGCCCGGCGACGCGGATGCCGCCGCTGAGGCTGCCTCGGCGTCTGAAGATGCTGCTGCGTCTGAGGATGGCACTGCGTCTGAGGCCGCCGCGCACGACGCCGGCCCCGCGCCTTCCGCGGCCAGCTCACCGGGAACGGGGGAGGCGGACGCCGCCCGTGCCGAGGCGCCCGAAGGGGACACTCGGGACTGA
- the serC gene encoding phosphoserine transaminase: MTETSQLQIPAEFLPADGRFGAGPSKVRKEQVEAIAAAGEKLLGTSHRQAPVKNLVGSVREGLKSFFKAPEGYEVILGVGGSTAFWDVASFGLVRSKAQHLSFGEFGSKFAKATDKAPFLEASSIITSDPGTRPTPKAEAGVDVYAWPQNETSTGVAAPVERVGGADEGSLVLVDATSAAGGLAVDVAQSDVYYFAPQKNFASDGGLWLALFSPAALERAEEIKASGRWIPDFLDLKTAIDNSKLNQTYNTPSLTTLVGLNAQIEWLNAQGGLDWAAARTADSAGRVYSWAEASAFATPFVAKPEERSNVIATIDFDDSVDAAQVAKILRANGIVDTEPYRKLGRNQLRIATFVAIEPDDVTKLTQSIDWVVGQLAG, translated from the coding sequence GTGACCGAAACCAGCCAGCTTCAGATCCCCGCCGAGTTTCTTCCGGCGGACGGCCGCTTCGGAGCGGGACCATCGAAGGTCCGCAAGGAGCAGGTCGAGGCGATCGCGGCCGCGGGCGAGAAGCTGCTGGGCACGTCCCACCGTCAGGCTCCCGTGAAGAATCTCGTGGGCAGCGTCCGCGAGGGACTCAAGTCCTTCTTCAAGGCCCCTGAGGGCTACGAAGTCATCCTCGGCGTCGGCGGATCGACGGCGTTCTGGGACGTCGCATCGTTCGGGCTCGTCCGCTCCAAGGCCCAGCACCTCTCCTTCGGCGAGTTCGGCTCGAAGTTCGCCAAGGCCACGGACAAGGCACCGTTCCTCGAGGCTTCCTCGATCATCACCTCGGACCCGGGCACGCGTCCCACGCCGAAGGCCGAGGCCGGCGTCGACGTCTACGCCTGGCCCCAGAACGAGACGTCGACCGGAGTCGCCGCCCCCGTCGAGCGCGTCGGGGGCGCCGATGAGGGCTCGCTCGTGCTCGTAGACGCAACCAGCGCAGCGGGCGGGCTCGCGGTGGACGTGGCCCAGAGCGACGTGTACTACTTCGCGCCGCAGAAGAACTTCGCGTCCGACGGCGGCCTGTGGCTCGCGCTGTTCTCCCCCGCCGCGCTCGAGCGCGCCGAGGAGATCAAGGCCTCGGGCCGGTGGATCCCGGACTTCCTGGACCTCAAGACGGCCATCGACAACTCGAAGCTCAACCAGACCTACAACACGCCCAGCCTCACCACGCTTGTGGGCCTGAACGCCCAAATCGAGTGGCTCAACGCGCAGGGAGGCCTGGACTGGGCCGCCGCGCGCACCGCGGACTCGGCCGGGCGGGTCTACTCGTGGGCCGAGGCGTCCGCCTTCGCAACGCCGTTCGTCGCGAAGCCCGAGGAGCGCTCCAACGTCATCGCCACGATCGACTTCGACGACTCCGTCGACGCAGCCCAGGTCGCCAAGATCCTGCGCGCCAACGGCATCGTGGACACCGAGCCGTACCGCAAGCTGGGCCGGAACCAGCTGCGCATCGCCACGTTCGTCGCGATCGAGCCCGACGACGTCACGAAGCTCACCCAGTCCATCGACTGGGTTGTGGGCCAGCTGGCGGGCTGA